One part of the Anaeromyxobacter sp. Fw109-5 genome encodes these proteins:
- a CDS encoding zinc-ribbon domain-containing protein produces the protein MDVRCERCKAQYVFDDEQVTPSGLAVQCTNCGHLFKVKKKELVVTVPVKPGELDRAPLPASAAARPSGGAPPRSEPREWRVRSPGGGVLTCRELTTVQKWIVEGKIAREAEISAGGDTWKRLGEIEELGSFFAVVEQAERARATPVETPRPPRVPPPPPSGFPPPALPLPPPATLARPPAARPAPAPAPRARSPVRRRGRAALWGAVAALLLVAAAAGAYGFVPGAKEKVRAGVSVVSTAIARGRPTANATPTAGVDPQAAHPERSSVAEAAERSRGTTPTATPTPTSTATATATPTEGSSASEAADRNRGTSPVEEGPAVVAALPQPGSSPAGTAVVSASAEPAAPATEAQAAQQPSRPRGPKALLAEAGRLRARGDYRGALELFGRVASDDPQNADALAGRGLCYLDLSRYAPAAASFEAALELVPAHADALLGLAEAYRAQGRDADAIRRYERYLAEHPDGEEAAVARNAIAELRR, from the coding sequence ATGGACGTCCGCTGCGAGCGCTGCAAGGCCCAGTACGTCTTCGACGACGAGCAGGTCACGCCGTCGGGCCTGGCCGTGCAGTGCACCAACTGCGGGCACCTCTTCAAGGTGAAGAAGAAGGAGCTCGTCGTCACCGTGCCGGTGAAGCCGGGCGAGCTCGACCGCGCGCCCCTGCCGGCGAGCGCCGCCGCGCGCCCGAGCGGCGGCGCCCCGCCGCGCAGCGAGCCGCGGGAGTGGCGCGTGCGCAGCCCCGGCGGCGGCGTCCTCACCTGCCGCGAGCTCACCACCGTGCAGAAGTGGATCGTGGAGGGGAAGATCGCCCGCGAGGCCGAGATCTCGGCGGGCGGCGACACCTGGAAGCGGCTCGGCGAGATCGAGGAGCTCGGCAGCTTCTTCGCGGTGGTGGAGCAGGCGGAGCGCGCCCGCGCGACGCCCGTCGAGACCCCCCGCCCCCCGCGCGTCCCGCCCCCGCCGCCCTCGGGGTTTCCGCCTCCCGCGCTGCCGCTCCCGCCCCCCGCCACGCTGGCGCGGCCGCCGGCGGCGAGGCCCGCTCCCGCCCCTGCGCCCCGCGCGCGTTCGCCGGTCCGACGGCGGGGGCGCGCCGCGCTCTGGGGCGCCGTGGCCGCCCTCCTCCTCGTGGCCGCGGCGGCGGGCGCGTACGGCTTCGTGCCCGGCGCGAAAGAGAAGGTGCGCGCCGGGGTGAGCGTCGTCTCGACCGCGATCGCGCGGGGGAGGCCGACCGCGAACGCGACCCCGACCGCGGGCGTGGACCCACAGGCCGCTCATCCCGAGCGTAGCTCCGTCGCCGAGGCGGCGGAGCGGAGTCGAGGGACGACCCCGACCGCGACCCCGACCCCGACCTCGACCGCGACCGCGACCGCGACCCCGACCGAGGGGAGCTCCGCCTCCGAAGCCGCGGACCGGAACCGAGGAACGAGCCCGGTCGAGGAAGGTCCGGCCGTGGTGGCGGCTCTCCCGCAGCCAGGCTCCTCACCCGCCGGCACGGCCGTCGTCTCCGCGTCCGCCGAGCCCGCCGCGCCTGCCACCGAAGCCCAGGCCGCCCAGCAGCCGAGCCGCCCGCGCGGGCCGAAGGCCCTGCTCGCCGAGGCCGGCCGGCTCCGCGCGCGGGGCGACTACCGGGGCGCGCTGGAGCTGTTCGGCCGGGTCGCCTCGGACGATCCTCAGAACGCCGACGCCCTGGCGGGGCGGGGGCTGTGCTATCTCGATCTCTCCCGCTACGCCCCGGCCGCGGCCAGCTTCGAGGCCGCGCTGGAGCTCGTCCCCGCTCACGCGGACGCGCTCCTGGGCCTCGCCGAGGCGTACCGGGCGCAGGGACGGGACGCGGACGCGATCCGCCGCTACGAGAGATACCTGGCGGAGCACCCCGACGGTGAGGAGGCCGCCGTCGCGCGCAACGCCATCGCCGAGCTGAGGAGATGA
- a CDS encoding potassium transporter, whose translation MADIGSTRVFGHARRGVKIIGLRRRPLADLYHRLATGSWSRLVTIYALVFFGTQALFGLAHLALAAEWPPGTALLPALLAAADAPPAPAAPLSGRWLAAGAVSAVETFVRWLLAVIGAGILLAKYSRIPARVIFSRVAVVGPHAGGRALLFRMANERTSHILDAKVSVMLVRDEPGEDGEVVRRAHDLPLARGGSALFSHAWTAVHPITRESPLSGETEASLAAADAELVVTLSGFDEGLSRVIHARRTYLPEDLRWEARFRDIVKVLPRGDHAVDYRRFHEVTAIEPPGERTPRRAAR comes from the coding sequence ATGGCCGACATCGGCTCGACGCGGGTCTTCGGGCACGCCCGCCGGGGCGTGAAGATCATCGGGCTCCGGCGCCGCCCGCTCGCGGACCTCTATCACCGGCTCGCCACGGGGAGCTGGTCCCGCCTCGTCACGATCTACGCGCTCGTCTTCTTCGGCACGCAGGCGCTCTTCGGGCTCGCCCACCTCGCGCTCGCGGCGGAGTGGCCGCCGGGGACGGCGCTGCTGCCCGCCCTGCTCGCCGCCGCGGACGCGCCGCCCGCGCCCGCCGCGCCCCTCTCCGGACGGTGGCTCGCCGCCGGCGCCGTGTCCGCCGTCGAGACCTTCGTCCGCTGGCTCCTCGCGGTCATCGGCGCCGGCATCCTCCTCGCCAAGTACTCGCGCATCCCGGCGCGCGTCATCTTCAGCCGGGTGGCCGTCGTCGGCCCGCACGCGGGCGGGCGGGCCCTCCTGTTCCGCATGGCGAACGAGCGGACGAGCCACATCCTCGACGCCAAGGTCTCGGTGATGCTCGTGCGCGACGAGCCCGGCGAGGACGGCGAGGTGGTGCGGCGCGCCCACGACCTGCCGCTCGCCCGCGGCGGCTCGGCGCTGTTCTCGCACGCCTGGACGGCGGTCCATCCCATCACCCGGGAGAGCCCGCTCTCCGGCGAGACCGAGGCGTCGCTCGCGGCGGCGGACGCGGAGCTGGTCGTGACGCTCTCGGGCTTCGACGAGGGCCTGAGCCGCGTCATCCACGCGCGCCGCACCTACCTGCCCGAGGACCTGCGCTGGGAGGCGCGCTTCCGCGACATCGTGAAGGTCCTGCCCCGGGGAGACCACGCCGTCGACTACCGCCGCTTCCACGAGGTGACTGCGATCGAGCCCCCCGGCGAGCGCACCCCGCGGCGCGCCGCGCGTTGA
- the gatA gene encoding Asp-tRNA(Asn)/Glu-tRNA(Gln) amidotransferase subunit GatA, protein MSAPAELTSLSLAEAGELLAAGRGSSRELVEAALARIEATDGRVGAFLRTTPQRARAAAAEADARAAKGERRSPLDGVPIALKDIFLTKGVETTAASRVLEGFVPPYDATVVERLERAGAVLVGKLNMDEFAMGSSNENSAFGPCHNPYDLARTPGGSSGGSAAAVAARQVHGTLGTDTGGSVRLPAAFCGVVGLKPTYGRVSRYGVIAFASSLDQVGPLGRTVRDVAQLLQVIAGHDPRDMTSSSRPVDDYLGGLEGGARGLRVGVPREWLAGGLAPGVERAVREALATYERLGATLVEVSLPHTRYGIAAYYLIAPAEASSNLARYDGVRFGLRADEARGLKDMYADTRERGFGAEPKRRIMLGTYALSAGYYDAYYLRAQKVRTLVRRDFDEAFRSCDVVAGPVAPTVAFRLGEKTADPLQMYLADVFTITANLAALPGLSVPCGLERESGMPVGLQLVGRPFDEATLLRAARALEREAGPLPAPTV, encoded by the coding sequence GTGAGCGCGCCCGCGGAGCTCACCTCCCTCTCGCTCGCCGAGGCCGGCGAGCTGCTCGCGGCGGGGCGCGGCTCGTCGCGCGAGCTCGTCGAGGCCGCGCTCGCGCGCATCGAGGCGACCGACGGCCGCGTGGGCGCCTTCCTCCGGACGACGCCGCAGCGGGCGCGGGCGGCCGCCGCGGAGGCGGACGCGCGCGCGGCGAAGGGGGAGCGGCGCTCGCCCCTCGACGGCGTCCCCATCGCGCTGAAGGACATCTTCCTCACGAAGGGCGTCGAGACGACCGCCGCCTCGCGCGTCCTGGAGGGCTTCGTCCCGCCCTACGACGCGACGGTGGTGGAGCGGCTCGAGCGCGCCGGCGCGGTGCTCGTCGGCAAGCTCAACATGGACGAGTTCGCCATGGGCTCGTCCAACGAGAACAGCGCGTTCGGGCCCTGTCACAACCCGTACGATCTCGCCCGCACGCCCGGCGGCAGCTCCGGGGGCAGCGCGGCGGCGGTGGCCGCGCGCCAGGTGCACGGGACCCTCGGCACCGACACGGGCGGCTCCGTCCGGCTGCCGGCCGCGTTCTGCGGCGTCGTGGGGCTGAAGCCCACCTACGGGCGCGTCTCGCGCTACGGCGTCATCGCCTTCGCCTCCTCGCTGGATCAGGTGGGGCCGCTCGGCCGCACCGTCCGCGACGTGGCGCAGCTCCTCCAGGTGATCGCCGGCCACGACCCCCGCGACATGACCTCCTCGTCGCGGCCGGTGGACGACTACCTCGGCGGCCTCGAGGGCGGCGCGCGCGGGCTGCGCGTCGGCGTGCCGCGCGAGTGGCTCGCCGGGGGGCTCGCGCCCGGGGTCGAGCGCGCGGTGCGGGAGGCGCTCGCGACGTACGAGCGGCTCGGCGCCACCCTCGTCGAGGTGTCGCTGCCGCACACCCGCTACGGCATCGCCGCCTACTACCTCATCGCGCCCGCCGAGGCCTCCTCGAACCTGGCCCGCTACGACGGCGTGCGCTTCGGGCTGCGCGCGGACGAGGCGCGCGGCCTGAAGGACATGTACGCCGACACGCGCGAGCGCGGCTTCGGGGCGGAGCCGAAGCGGCGCATCATGCTCGGGACCTACGCGCTCAGCGCGGGCTACTACGACGCCTACTACCTGCGCGCGCAGAAGGTCCGCACCCTCGTCCGCCGCGACTTCGACGAGGCGTTCCGCTCCTGCGACGTGGTCGCGGGGCCGGTGGCGCCGACGGTGGCGTTCCGGCTGGGCGAGAAGACCGCCGATCCGCTCCAGATGTACCTCGCCGACGTCTTCACCATCACCGCGAACCTCGCCGCGCTGCCGGGGCTGTCGGTGCCGTGCGGGCTCGAGCGCGAGAGCGGCATGCCGGTGGGGCTCCAGCTCGTCGGCCGCCCCTTCGACGAGGCGACGCTGCTCCGCGCCGCGCGCGCGCTCGAGCGCGAGGCGGGGCCCCTGCCGGCGCCGACGGTATGA
- the plsY gene encoding glycerol-3-phosphate 1-O-acyltransferase PlsY, with amino-acid sequence MSDTVLGLVLVAAGYLAGSIPFGVVLGRFVLGVDVRQVGSGNIGATNVARAGGKKLGIAVLLLDAAKAIVPILVARWLLAGTPRAELFTVLVALAAFVGHLYPVWLGFRGGKGVATGLGIFLVLSPWAALAGAVTYGVAYGATRISSVGSLSGTAVCVLGTFVAHGWTSPVSWAGLALAALIVVRHRENIRRLVRGEEKRMRV; translated from the coding sequence GTGAGCGACACGGTGCTCGGTCTCGTCCTCGTCGCCGCGGGCTACCTCGCGGGCTCGATCCCCTTCGGCGTCGTGCTCGGGCGGTTCGTGCTCGGGGTGGACGTGCGCCAGGTCGGCTCGGGGAACATCGGGGCGACCAACGTCGCGCGGGCCGGCGGCAAGAAGCTCGGGATCGCCGTGCTGCTCCTCGACGCCGCGAAGGCGATCGTCCCGATCCTCGTCGCCCGCTGGCTCCTCGCCGGCACGCCGCGGGCCGAGCTCTTCACCGTGCTCGTCGCGCTCGCCGCCTTCGTCGGGCACCTCTACCCGGTGTGGCTCGGGTTCAGGGGAGGCAAAGGGGTCGCCACGGGCCTCGGCATCTTCCTCGTGCTCTCGCCCTGGGCCGCCCTCGCCGGCGCCGTCACCTACGGCGTCGCCTACGGCGCGACGCGCATCTCCTCGGTGGGCTCCCTCTCCGGCACCGCGGTGTGCGTGCTCGGGACGTTCGTGGCCCACGGCTGGACGAGCCCGGTGAGCTGGGCCGGCCTCGCGCTCGCCGCGCTCATCGTGGTGCGCCACCGCGAGAACATCCGGCGGCTGGTGCGCGGCGAGGAGAAGCGGATGCGGGTGTGA
- the mtnA gene encoding S-methyl-5-thioribose-1-phosphate isomerase, translating to MNPQPLRPVIYDEGRDVVRVLDQRRLPSEEVWLDLASCDEVVQAIKDLTVRGAPAIGVAAAYGLALESRRGAEPARLREASERLVHARPTAVNLAWAVRRMSRRLGLGPAALLEEAHAIRDEDEAACRRIGALGAALLPPRASVLTHCNAGALATAGYGTALGVVRAAVEGGNPVTVFADETRPFLQGARLTAWELKRDGIPVTLLTDNMAGWLMAQGEIACVVVGADRIAANGDVANKIGTYALAVLAAYHHLPFYVAAPWSTVDLATPDGSAIPIEERGDEEVVTLAGQRIAPAGVPARYPAFDVTPEPLVTAIITERGVVRRPFAPGLAALAAR from the coding sequence ATGAACCCGCAGCCGCTCCGTCCCGTGATCTACGACGAGGGGCGTGACGTCGTCCGCGTCCTCGATCAGCGCCGCCTGCCGTCGGAGGAGGTCTGGCTCGACCTCGCCTCCTGCGACGAGGTCGTGCAGGCCATCAAGGACCTCACCGTCCGCGGCGCGCCCGCGATCGGGGTGGCCGCCGCCTACGGGCTGGCCCTCGAGTCACGGCGCGGCGCGGAGCCGGCGCGGCTGCGCGAGGCGTCCGAGCGGCTCGTGCACGCCCGCCCCACGGCGGTGAACCTCGCCTGGGCGGTGCGGCGCATGTCGCGTCGGCTCGGGCTGGGCCCGGCGGCGCTGCTCGAGGAGGCGCACGCCATCCGCGACGAGGACGAGGCCGCCTGCCGGCGGATCGGCGCGCTGGGCGCGGCGCTCCTCCCCCCGCGCGCGAGCGTCCTCACCCACTGCAACGCCGGCGCGCTCGCCACCGCCGGCTACGGGACCGCCCTCGGCGTCGTCCGCGCCGCGGTGGAGGGGGGGAACCCCGTCACCGTCTTCGCCGACGAGACCCGGCCCTTCCTGCAGGGCGCCCGGCTCACCGCGTGGGAGCTGAAGCGCGACGGCATCCCGGTGACGCTCCTCACCGACAACATGGCCGGCTGGCTCATGGCGCAGGGCGAGATCGCGTGCGTGGTGGTCGGCGCGGACCGCATCGCGGCGAACGGCGACGTGGCCAACAAGATCGGCACCTACGCGCTCGCGGTGCTCGCGGCCTACCACCACCTCCCGTTCTACGTGGCGGCCCCGTGGAGCACGGTCGATCTGGCGACGCCGGACGGCTCGGCGATCCCGATCGAGGAGCGCGGCGACGAGGAGGTGGTGACGCTCGCCGGCCAGCGCATCGCCCCCGCCGGCGTGCCGGCGCGCTATCCGGCCTTCGACGTCACGCCCGAGCCGCTCGTGACGGCCATCATCACGGAGCGTGGGGTGGTGCGCCGCCCGTTCGCCCCGGGGCTGGCGGCGCTCGCCGCCAGGTAG
- the gatC gene encoding Asp-tRNA(Asn)/Glu-tRNA(Gln) amidotransferase subunit GatC, with the protein MSLTLDEVRRIAALARLRLSPEEERTFAGQLSAILDHVAQLAELDVSGVEPMTHALAEGVPSRPDEVRPGLPPEEALANAPAREGTFFVVPRIIE; encoded by the coding sequence ATGTCGCTCACGCTCGACGAGGTCCGGCGCATCGCCGCGCTGGCGCGCCTCCGTCTTTCGCCCGAGGAGGAGCGCACCTTCGCGGGTCAGCTCTCGGCGATCCTCGATCACGTCGCCCAGCTCGCGGAGCTGGACGTCTCGGGGGTCGAGCCGATGACGCACGCGCTCGCCGAGGGGGTGCCCTCCCGTCCGGACGAGGTCCGCCCGGGCCTCCCGCCGGAGGAGGCGCTCGCGAACGCGCCCGCGCGCGAGGGGACGTTCTTCGTGGTGCCGAGGATCATCGAGTGA
- the gatB gene encoding Asp-tRNA(Asn)/Glu-tRNA(Gln) amidotransferase subunit GatB — protein MPVSDFQVVLGLEVHAQLLTRSKIFCACPTEFGGAPNTHVCPVCLGLPGALPALNAAVVEMAIRTGLALGCEIQRRSVFARKNYFYPDLPKGYQISQYELPICSGGGVDIAVGGEARRIRLTRIHMEEDAGKNVHDVTAAGSGVDLNRAGVPLLEIVSEPDLRSIDEAIAYLKSLRAILMALGVNDGNLQEGSFRCDANVSVMPRGATRLGTRCELKNMNSFRFLRQAIDYEVRRQVELIESGGKVDQETRLFDPDRGETRSMRSKEEAHDYRYFPEPDLPPVLVDEALVERIRRELPELPRARSARYQRDLGLSAQDAELLVSDKGIGDFFDATLAAYGASPDAAKRIANLLNGDVARLANELSLEPAAWRIAPAQLAAILRLQDAQTIGGPGAKQVVEEVFRSGAEPAEVVREKGLAQVSDEGALEAAVDRVLAASAGEVERYRGGNKKLLGFFVGQVMKETRGKGNPAVVNALLKRKLGG, from the coding sequence ATGCCGGTCTCGGACTTCCAGGTGGTCCTCGGGCTCGAGGTCCACGCCCAGCTCCTCACCCGCAGCAAGATCTTCTGCGCCTGCCCCACCGAGTTCGGCGGCGCACCCAACACCCACGTCTGCCCGGTCTGCCTGGGGCTCCCCGGCGCGCTCCCCGCGCTGAACGCCGCGGTGGTGGAGATGGCGATCCGCACGGGGCTCGCCCTCGGCTGCGAGATCCAGCGCCGCAGCGTGTTCGCGCGGAAGAACTACTTCTACCCGGACCTGCCGAAGGGCTACCAGATCTCGCAGTACGAGCTGCCCATCTGCTCCGGCGGCGGCGTGGACATCGCCGTGGGCGGCGAGGCGCGGCGCATCCGCCTCACCCGCATCCACATGGAGGAGGACGCGGGCAAGAACGTGCACGACGTGACCGCGGCGGGCTCCGGCGTGGACCTGAACCGGGCCGGCGTGCCGCTCCTCGAGATCGTCTCGGAGCCGGACCTCCGCTCGATCGACGAGGCCATCGCCTACCTCAAGTCGCTGCGCGCCATCCTCATGGCGCTCGGCGTGAACGACGGGAACCTGCAGGAGGGGTCGTTCCGCTGCGACGCGAACGTGTCGGTCATGCCCCGCGGCGCCACCCGGCTCGGCACGCGCTGCGAGCTCAAGAACATGAACTCCTTCCGCTTCCTGCGGCAGGCCATCGACTACGAGGTGCGCCGGCAGGTGGAGCTCATCGAGTCCGGCGGCAAGGTCGACCAGGAGACGCGGCTCTTCGACCCCGATCGCGGGGAGACGCGCTCGATGCGGTCCAAGGAGGAGGCGCACGACTACCGCTACTTCCCGGAGCCGGACCTGCCGCCCGTGCTGGTGGACGAGGCGCTCGTCGAGCGCATCCGGCGCGAGCTCCCGGAGCTCCCGCGGGCGCGCTCGGCGCGCTACCAGCGCGACCTCGGCCTCTCGGCCCAGGACGCGGAGCTCCTCGTCTCCGACAAGGGCATCGGCGACTTCTTCGACGCGACGCTCGCGGCGTACGGCGCCTCGCCGGACGCGGCCAAGCGGATCGCGAACCTCCTCAACGGCGACGTCGCCCGGCTGGCGAACGAGCTCTCGCTGGAGCCCGCGGCGTGGCGGATCGCGCCGGCGCAGCTCGCGGCGATCCTGCGCCTCCAGGACGCGCAGACCATCGGCGGGCCCGGCGCGAAGCAGGTGGTGGAGGAGGTCTTCCGCTCCGGCGCCGAGCCGGCCGAGGTGGTGCGGGAGAAGGGGCTCGCGCAGGTGTCGGACGAGGGCGCACTCGAGGCCGCCGTGGACCGCGTCCTCGCCGCGAGCGCGGGTGAGGTGGAGCGCTACCGCGGCGGGAACAAGAAGCTCCTCGGCTTCTTCGTCGGGCAGGTGATGAAGGAGACGCGCGGCAAGGGTAACCCCGCCGTGGTGAACGCCCTCCTCAAGAGGAAGCTGGGCGGGTAG
- a CDS encoding DNA translocase FtsK, with protein MGKARSNRRLPEKERSKKGDKESRAAGKAAPRTGMARDIGAVVLLALAATSGLAFATYSSLDGALIARGMAPSNLVGPVGHRLAGGVYGVLGFSALVLPVALGAAAWRLFRGAPPRLTIVGALAYAVLTLCVATLGHLALGGHQLASFPAGGAVGRALSASAEGLLSTWGSAIVVTATALVALIVAADVKPQTIVGLLADAARGLFGFATDRVAAAVEEHRIAVAELRAEEAADRQRRAGSEALAEDDTIEASDDDSRAEARAVAGALALEHARRTGFEDPAWVSGLGPPAPADEEPEPPAEPARKKRKARDEKEPAEAKSEARPAAVELPPSEAAAPEPLPEPPARPEIVVSQAMLERSKKKEKKKEAPAFAFTKAGDVFKLPSTDILDAHEEKAKAVDEQALTRTADVIVATLRQHGIEGAIKHIRPGPVVTLYEFSPVAGVKLARIENLDKELTMALSAMRIRIIAPIPGKGVVGIEVPNRDRATVYLRDILESDAFATAGGFMPLGLGKNIEGIPYCVDLQKMPHLLIAGTTGSGKSVGLNTMICSLLYRQTPAEVRMIMVDPKMTELTLYEDIPHLLLPVVTDPQKAARALQWAVDEMERRTQVLADTGSKDLKSYNGKVEKLRAEQRTFEEKDAPPPRKLVVVDEVAGETEEEAALRAAAAPVAQEPVQASPEFEDPTVPPPADPVAARDERKLPQKLPYIVVVIDELADLMMTAPREVEISLARLAQKARATGIHLMVATQRPSTDVITGMIKNNFPARISFRLASRHDSQTIINGPGAETLLGDGDMLVLTATQPVTRVQGAFVSEEELQRVVEFLKEQGKPVYDDSILKAREGGGDGRYDSDEDDPVYDQALDLVSRMEEVSVSKLQREMRLGYNKAAKIIERMEREGVVGPANGVKPRQVLIRPVGEVSPVPNV; from the coding sequence ATGGGCAAGGCCAGGTCGAACCGTCGTCTTCCCGAGAAGGAGCGCTCGAAGAAGGGCGACAAGGAGTCGCGCGCCGCGGGCAAGGCGGCGCCGCGCACCGGGATGGCCCGGGACATCGGCGCCGTGGTGCTCCTCGCGCTCGCCGCGACGAGCGGCCTCGCCTTCGCGACCTACTCCTCGCTGGACGGCGCGCTCATCGCGCGCGGCATGGCGCCCTCGAACCTCGTCGGCCCCGTGGGCCACCGGCTCGCCGGCGGCGTGTACGGCGTGCTCGGGTTCTCCGCGCTGGTCCTCCCCGTCGCCCTCGGCGCCGCCGCCTGGCGGCTCTTCCGCGGCGCGCCGCCGCGGCTCACCATCGTGGGCGCGCTCGCCTACGCGGTGCTGACGCTGTGCGTCGCGACGCTCGGCCACCTCGCCCTGGGCGGCCACCAGCTCGCCTCGTTCCCGGCGGGCGGCGCGGTGGGGCGGGCGCTCAGCGCGAGCGCGGAGGGGCTCCTCTCGACGTGGGGCAGCGCGATCGTGGTCACGGCCACCGCGCTCGTGGCGCTCATCGTCGCCGCGGACGTGAAGCCCCAGACCATCGTCGGCCTGCTGGCGGACGCCGCGCGCGGGCTGTTCGGGTTCGCCACCGATCGGGTGGCCGCCGCGGTCGAGGAGCACCGCATCGCGGTGGCCGAGCTGCGCGCCGAGGAGGCCGCGGACCGCCAGCGCCGCGCCGGCTCCGAGGCGCTCGCCGAGGACGACACCATCGAGGCGAGCGACGACGACTCGCGCGCGGAGGCCCGCGCCGTCGCCGGCGCCCTCGCGCTCGAGCACGCCCGCCGCACCGGCTTCGAGGATCCGGCCTGGGTGAGCGGCCTCGGTCCGCCCGCTCCCGCCGACGAGGAGCCGGAGCCGCCCGCCGAGCCGGCCCGGAAGAAGCGCAAGGCGCGCGACGAGAAGGAGCCCGCCGAGGCGAAGTCCGAGGCGAGGCCCGCCGCGGTGGAGCTGCCGCCTTCCGAGGCCGCCGCCCCGGAGCCGCTGCCGGAGCCGCCGGCGAGGCCCGAGATCGTCGTGTCCCAGGCGATGCTCGAGCGCAGCAAGAAGAAGGAGAAGAAGAAGGAGGCCCCGGCGTTCGCCTTCACGAAGGCCGGCGACGTCTTCAAGCTCCCCTCCACCGACATCCTCGACGCCCACGAGGAGAAGGCGAAGGCGGTCGACGAGCAGGCGCTCACGCGGACCGCCGACGTCATCGTCGCGACCCTCCGCCAGCACGGCATCGAGGGCGCGATCAAGCACATCCGGCCGGGCCCGGTGGTGACGCTCTACGAGTTCTCCCCGGTGGCCGGCGTGAAGCTCGCGCGCATCGAGAACCTCGACAAGGAGCTCACCATGGCGCTCAGCGCCATGCGGATCCGCATCATCGCGCCGATCCCGGGCAAGGGGGTCGTGGGCATCGAGGTGCCGAACCGCGATCGCGCCACCGTCTACCTGCGCGACATCCTCGAGTCCGACGCGTTCGCCACGGCGGGTGGCTTCATGCCGCTCGGCCTCGGCAAGAACATCGAGGGCATCCCGTACTGCGTCGACCTCCAGAAGATGCCCCACCTCCTCATCGCGGGCACCACCGGCTCCGGCAAGTCGGTGGGGCTCAACACCATGATCTGCTCGCTCCTCTACCGGCAGACGCCGGCCGAGGTGCGGATGATCATGGTCGATCCGAAGATGACGGAGCTGACGCTCTACGAGGACATCCCGCACCTGCTGCTGCCCGTCGTCACCGATCCGCAGAAGGCCGCGCGCGCCCTGCAGTGGGCGGTGGACGAGATGGAGCGCCGCACGCAGGTCCTCGCCGACACTGGCTCGAAGGACCTGAAGAGCTACAACGGCAAGGTCGAGAAGCTCCGCGCCGAGCAGCGCACCTTCGAGGAGAAGGACGCGCCGCCGCCCCGCAAGCTGGTGGTGGTGGACGAGGTGGCGGGCGAGACCGAGGAGGAGGCCGCGCTGCGGGCCGCTGCAGCTCCGGTCGCGCAGGAGCCCGTGCAGGCGAGCCCCGAGTTCGAGGACCCCACCGTCCCGCCGCCCGCCGACCCGGTGGCGGCGCGCGACGAGCGGAAGCTCCCGCAGAAGCTGCCGTACATCGTGGTGGTCATCGACGAGCTCGCCGACCTCATGATGACCGCGCCGCGCGAGGTGGAGATCTCCCTCGCCCGGCTCGCCCAGAAGGCGCGCGCCACCGGCATCCACCTCATGGTCGCGACGCAGCGGCCCTCGACCGACGTCATCACCGGGATGATCAAGAACAACTTCCCGGCCCGCATCAGCTTCCGCCTCGCCTCGCGCCACGACTCGCAGACCATCATCAACGGCCCCGGCGCGGAGACCCTCCTCGGCGACGGCGACATGCTGGTCCTCACCGCCACCCAGCCCGTCACCCGCGTGCAGGGCGCGTTCGTGTCGGAGGAGGAGCTCCAGCGCGTGGTGGAGTTCCTCAAGGAGCAGGGGAAGCCGGTCTACGACGACTCGATCCTGAAGGCGCGCGAGGGCGGCGGCGACGGCCGCTACGACTCCGACGAGGACGACCCGGTCTACGACCAGGCCCTCGACCTCGTCTCGCGGATGGAGGAGGTGTCGGTCTCGAAGCTCCAGCGCGAGATGCGGCTCGGCTACAACAAGGCCGCGAAGATCATCGAGCGCATGGAGCGCGAGGGCGTCGTCGGTCCGGCGAACGGCGTGAAGCCGCGCCAGGTGCTCATCCGCCCCGTGGGCGAGGTGTCGCCGGTGCCGAACGTGTAG
- a CDS encoding zf-TFIIB domain-containing protein: protein MPDRGTPGKATTTEDEYFVREDAEKKRKLALQVKKQTEAAEQQRLKELHWMRCPKCGMQMHEVRLRGVDVDVCFSCNGIFLDQGELEHIEKPESKGVMSSILNWFKPETKKPV, encoded by the coding sequence ATGCCCGATCGCGGAACACCTGGGAAGGCGACGACCACCGAAGACGAGTACTTCGTCCGCGAGGACGCCGAGAAGAAGCGCAAGCTCGCGCTGCAGGTGAAGAAGCAGACCGAGGCCGCCGAGCAGCAGCGGCTGAAGGAGCTGCACTGGATGCGCTGCCCCAAGTGCGGGATGCAGATGCACGAGGTGCGGCTGCGCGGCGTGGACGTCGACGTGTGCTTCTCCTGCAACGGCATCTTCCTCGACCAGGGCGAGCTCGAGCACATCGAGAAGCCCGAGTCGAAGGGCGTCATGAGCTCGATCCTCAACTGGTTCAAGCCCGAGACGAAGAAGCCCGTCTAG